The following proteins are encoded in a genomic region of Stutzerimonas stutzeri:
- a CDS encoding 2-hydroxychromene-2-carboxylate isomerase, with translation MTKTLEFFFDLGSPASYLAWSQLPALCADTGAQLRCRPMLLGGVFQATGNSSPATVPAKGRYMATDLLRHARRYGVAFAFNPHFPINTLALMRGAIGYQLRQPDAFSAYLDALFQSLWVDQRNLGDQAVLAATLETAGLDVRQYQTMIGDEQVKTALKTNTEEAVQRGVFGAPTFFVGDEMFFGQDRLTFVADALMGR, from the coding sequence ATGACCAAGACCCTCGAGTTTTTCTTCGACCTTGGCAGCCCGGCGAGCTACCTCGCCTGGAGCCAGCTTCCTGCACTGTGCGCAGACACCGGCGCGCAACTACGCTGTCGGCCGATGCTTCTCGGTGGCGTATTCCAAGCCACGGGCAACTCGTCGCCAGCAACCGTGCCAGCCAAGGGTCGCTACATGGCCACCGATCTGCTGCGCCACGCCCGACGCTACGGCGTAGCATTCGCCTTCAATCCCCACTTTCCGATCAACACGCTGGCGCTGATGCGCGGCGCCATCGGCTACCAGTTGCGACAGCCCGATGCATTCAGCGCCTACCTCGACGCGCTCTTTCAGAGCCTCTGGGTCGATCAGCGCAACCTTGGCGACCAGGCAGTGTTGGCGGCGACGCTGGAGACAGCGGGACTCGACGTCAGGCAGTATCAGACAATGATTGGCGACGAACAGGTCAAGACGGCACTCAAAACGAACACTGAAGAAGCCGTGCAGCGCGGCGTCTTCGGCGCACCGACTTTCTTCGTCGGTGACGAGATGTTCTTCGGACAGGATCGCCTGACATTCGTCGCGGACGCGCTCATGGGCAGATAA
- the hrpA gene encoding ATP-dependent RNA helicase HrpA yields MTDATPAFEQLLKNLDQAMYADRHRLRRQLHDLRKKAGAAPIDEVRLAQWLERFQASVAKVEARRQSVPVMRYDDSLPIAAKRDEIKAALEKHQVLVIAGETGSGKTTQLPKICLEIGRGVHGLIGHTQPRRLAARSVATRVAEEIGTPLGELVGYQVRFEDQSKDSSLIKLMTDGILLAETQHDRFLERYDTIIVDEAHERSLNIDFLLGYLKTLLPRRPDLKVIITSATIDLERFSEHFGGAGLPGAPIVEVSGRTYPVETWYRPLAAETDEDGNRVEDDLTVDQGILAALDEIDAHERSIGKRPGDVLVFLPGEREIRDAAEVLRKANLKFTEVLPLYARLTPAEQQKIFQPRPGRKIVLATNVAETSLTVPGIRYVIDSGTARISRYSYRAKVQRLPIEAVSQASANQRKGRCGRVEPGICIRLYSEEDFLSRPEFTDPEILRTNLAAVILQMLHLRLGQIEDFPFIEPPDGKAISDGFNLLQELSAVSRENQLTPLGRQLARLPIDPRLGRMLLEAATLGSMAEVLIVASALSVQDVRERPADRQQQADQAHAQWKDPDSDFAALINLWRGFEEQRQALGSNALRTWCRKNFLNYLRLREWRDAHRQLMLIVRELQLGAGRSADGSGQRTHVGKAGRVEDGEASSTRPAPAAPTTDNKVNAILRQQHEASEAAQKAKGYAAVHKAILAGLLSQIGHKTEEGDFLGARQRRFWVHPSSVIGRKKPNWIMAAELVETTKLFARMVAKIEPDWIEPLAGHLIKKNHFEPHWEKKRGQVVAYEQVTLYGMIVVGRRPVHYGPIDPPAARELFIREGLVRGEMHSRAKALTANRELLELFDELEAKARRRDIIADEDTLFAYYDARVPHDIYQTASFETWYKRESQKNPQLLVMRDEDVLARDASEVTAAQYPDHLRIGELQLPLEYHFEPNHPRDGVTLRVPAPLLPQLRAERLDWLVPGLIEAKAVALVRNLPKAIRKNFVPVPDFVKAALSKITFGEGALPEALGRELLRMTGARVSDEAWAEAAMGLESHLKMNIEVVDARGKFLGEGRDLAELTARFSEASQAALAPPQQKAEQKPVEAKGFAQVAEKAQAKMAGLSMTVYPALVEEAGVVKEGRFPTQAEADYQHRRALQRLLLQQLAEPAKYLRNKLPGLTELALLYRDMGKVDALVEDILLASLDSCILDGETQLPRDGAALASLAERKRGDWAAHAERLARLTLDILKLWHGLQKRFKGKIDLAQAVALNDIKAQLANLVYPGFVRETPGEWLKEYPRYLKAVEQRFEKIGAQLQRDRVWSGELAGYWEQYQARLKKHQQEGKRDPELTLYRWMLEEYRVSLWAQQLGTKMAVSDKRLNKQWSQVEV; encoded by the coding sequence ATGACCGACGCAACGCCCGCTTTCGAGCAACTCCTTAAAAATCTCGACCAGGCGATGTACGCCGATCGCCATCGCTTGCGTCGTCAGCTGCACGACCTGCGCAAGAAGGCCGGCGCCGCCCCCATTGATGAAGTACGCCTGGCCCAGTGGCTCGAGCGCTTCCAGGCCTCGGTGGCCAAGGTCGAGGCGCGGCGCCAGAGCGTGCCGGTCATGCGCTACGACGACAGCTTGCCGATCGCCGCCAAGCGCGACGAGATCAAGGCCGCGCTGGAAAAACATCAGGTTCTGGTGATTGCCGGCGAAACGGGCTCGGGCAAGACCACCCAGCTGCCGAAGATTTGCCTGGAGATCGGGCGGGGTGTGCATGGCCTGATCGGCCACACCCAACCCCGCCGGTTGGCTGCGCGCAGCGTCGCCACACGGGTGGCCGAGGAGATCGGTACGCCGCTGGGCGAGCTGGTCGGTTATCAGGTGCGCTTCGAGGACCAGAGCAAGGACAGCTCGCTGATCAAGCTGATGACTGACGGCATCCTCCTGGCCGAAACCCAGCACGATCGCTTCCTCGAACGCTACGACACCATCATCGTCGACGAAGCCCATGAACGCAGCCTCAACATCGATTTTCTGCTCGGCTACCTCAAGACGCTGCTGCCGCGCCGGCCCGACCTGAAAGTCATCATCACCTCGGCGACCATCGACCTGGAGCGCTTCTCCGAGCACTTTGGCGGGGCCGGCCTTCCGGGTGCGCCGATCGTCGAGGTCTCCGGGCGTACCTACCCGGTGGAAACCTGGTATCGGCCACTGGCGGCGGAGACCGACGAGGACGGCAATCGGGTCGAGGATGACCTCACCGTCGACCAAGGCATCCTGGCGGCGCTGGACGAGATCGATGCCCACGAGCGCAGCATCGGCAAGCGCCCCGGCGATGTGCTGGTGTTCCTGCCGGGCGAGCGGGAAATTCGCGACGCCGCCGAGGTGCTGCGCAAGGCCAACCTGAAATTCACCGAGGTGCTGCCGCTGTACGCGAGGCTGACGCCCGCCGAGCAGCAGAAGATCTTCCAGCCGCGACCGGGCCGCAAGATCGTGCTGGCGACCAACGTCGCGGAAACTTCGCTGACCGTACCCGGCATTCGTTATGTGATCGATTCGGGTACCGCACGCATCAGTCGCTACAGCTACCGCGCCAAGGTCCAGCGCTTGCCGATCGAGGCGGTGTCCCAGGCCAGCGCCAACCAGCGCAAGGGGCGCTGCGGGCGGGTCGAGCCGGGGATCTGCATCCGGTTGTACAGCGAGGAGGATTTTCTCAGCCGGCCGGAATTCACCGATCCGGAGATCCTGCGCACCAACCTGGCCGCGGTCATCCTGCAGATGCTGCACCTGCGCCTCGGCCAGATCGAAGATTTTCCCTTCATCGAGCCGCCGGACGGCAAGGCCATCAGTGATGGCTTCAACCTGTTGCAGGAGCTGTCGGCGGTCAGCCGCGAGAACCAGCTGACGCCTTTGGGCCGGCAGCTGGCGCGCCTGCCCATCGACCCGCGGCTCGGGCGCATGCTGCTCGAAGCGGCCACGCTGGGCAGCATGGCCGAGGTGCTGATCGTCGCCAGTGCGCTGTCGGTGCAGGACGTGCGCGAGCGCCCGGCCGATCGTCAGCAGCAGGCCGACCAGGCCCACGCGCAGTGGAAAGATCCGGACTCGGACTTCGCCGCGCTGATCAACCTCTGGCGCGGTTTCGAGGAGCAGCGCCAGGCGCTCGGTTCCAATGCCCTGCGCACCTGGTGCCGGAAGAACTTCCTCAACTACCTGCGCCTTCGCGAATGGCGCGATGCGCATCGCCAGCTGATGTTGATCGTGCGGGAGCTCCAGCTTGGCGCGGGCAGATCGGCCGACGGCTCCGGCCAGCGAACGCACGTCGGCAAGGCAGGTAGGGTGGAAGACGGCGAAGCCTCTTCCACGCGTCCGGCCCCGGCTGCACCGACCACTGACAACAAGGTCAACGCCATCCTGCGCCAGCAGCATGAAGCCAGCGAAGCGGCGCAGAAGGCCAAGGGCTACGCGGCGGTGCACAAGGCCATTCTCGCCGGCCTGCTCAGCCAGATCGGGCACAAGACCGAGGAAGGCGATTTTCTCGGCGCCCGCCAGCGGCGCTTCTGGGTGCATCCTTCCAGCGTAATCGGCCGCAAGAAGCCCAACTGGATCATGGCCGCGGAGCTGGTGGAGACCACCAAGCTGTTCGCACGCATGGTCGCCAAGATCGAGCCGGACTGGATCGAGCCGCTCGCCGGGCATCTGATCAAGAAGAACCACTTCGAGCCGCATTGGGAAAAGAAGCGCGGCCAGGTGGTGGCCTACGAGCAGGTGACGCTCTACGGCATGATCGTCGTTGGCCGCCGGCCGGTGCATTACGGCCCCATCGACCCGCCCGCGGCGCGCGAGCTGTTCATCCGCGAAGGGCTGGTGCGCGGCGAGATGCACAGTCGAGCCAAGGCCCTCACGGCGAATCGCGAGTTGCTGGAACTGTTCGACGAACTGGAAGCCAAGGCCCGTCGCCGCGACATCATTGCTGACGAGGACACCCTGTTCGCCTATTACGACGCGCGGGTGCCGCATGACATCTACCAGACCGCGAGTTTCGAGACCTGGTACAAGCGCGAGAGCCAGAAGAACCCGCAACTCTTGGTCATGCGCGACGAGGATGTCCTGGCGCGTGACGCCAGCGAGGTCACCGCGGCGCAGTACCCGGACCATCTGCGCATTGGCGAACTTCAGCTGCCGCTTGAATACCACTTCGAACCCAACCACCCGCGCGACGGCGTGACGTTGCGGGTGCCCGCGCCGCTGCTGCCGCAGCTGCGGGCCGAACGGCTCGACTGGCTGGTGCCGGGGTTGATCGAGGCGAAGGCGGTGGCGCTGGTGCGCAACCTGCCCAAGGCGATCCGCAAGAACTTCGTCCCGGTGCCGGATTTCGTCAAGGCCGCGCTCTCGAAGATCACCTTCGGCGAAGGCGCGTTGCCCGAAGCGCTGGGCCGCGAGCTGCTGCGCATGACCGGCGCTCGCGTTTCGGACGAGGCCTGGGCGGAAGCGGCCATGGGGCTGGAAAGCCATCTGAAGATGAACATCGAGGTGGTCGACGCCCGGGGGAAATTCCTCGGTGAAGGCCGTGATCTCGCCGAGCTGACGGCACGCTTCAGCGAAGCCAGCCAGGCAGCGTTGGCACCGCCACAGCAGAAGGCCGAACAGAAGCCCGTCGAGGCCAAGGGGTTCGCCCAGGTAGCCGAGAAGGCTCAGGCGAAGATGGCTGGGTTGTCGATGACGGTCTATCCCGCACTGGTCGAGGAGGCCGGGGTGGTCAAGGAGGGCCGTTTCCCGACCCAGGCCGAGGCCGACTACCAGCATCGGCGCGCGCTGCAGCGTCTGTTGCTGCAACAACTGGCCGAGCCAGCGAAATACCTGCGTAACAAGCTACCGGGTCTCACCGAGCTGGCGCTTTTGTATCGCGACATGGGCAAGGTCGATGCGTTGGTCGAGGACATCCTGCTGGCCAGCCTCGACAGCTGCATCCTCGACGGCGAAACCCAGCTGCCCCGCGATGGCGCGGCGCTGGCGTCACTGGCCGAGCGCAAACGCGGCGACTGGGCGGCGCACGCCGAACGGCTGGCGCGCCTGACGCTGGACATCCTCAAGCTCTGGCACGGGCTGCAGAAGCGCTTCAAGGGCAAGATCGACCTGGCTCAGGCGGTGGCGCTGAACGACATCAAGGCGCAGCTGGCCAACCTCGTTTATCCGGGCTTCGTGCGCGAAACGCCGGGCGAGTGGCTGAAGGAATATCCGCGCTATCTCAAGGCCGTCGAGCAACGCTTCGAGAAGATCGGCGCTCAGCTGCAGCGTGACCGCGTGTGGTCCGGCGAATTGGCCGGCTACTGGGAGCAGTACCAGGCGCGGCTGAAAAAGCACCAGCAGGAAGGCAAGCGCGACCCCGAGCTGACGCTGTATCGCTGGATGCTGGAGGAATACCGTGTATCGCTCTGGGCCCAGCAGCTCGGGACAAAGATGGCGGTGTCGGACAAGCGGTTGAACAAGCAGTGGAGTCAGGTGGAGGTTTGA
- a CDS encoding M28 family metallopeptidase, producing the protein MQKKNNARRVVASFAFLASTAALAAPTAEPAAFNEYWSPGKPDARICKSPLLVGTPLGLPRCMQASNIMTHLQNLQDIASLNQGNRASGLSGYQASVDYVRSTLERAGYRVRVQAFPFLAFYPAGPGTLAAVTPQPMQYTWEEDFTYADQTDPGNVTAPVVPVDLALGLGNTSTSGCEASDFAGFPAGAIALMQRGSCPFGDKATNAAAAGAAGAIIFNQGDTEDRKGLLVATLGEDYQGGIPVMFATYDNGVAWSQTDGLQLSMNVDVVRKQSETYNVLAETRRGNPNNVVMVGAHLDSVFEGPGINDNGSGSAALLEMATLMSKAHPLNKVRFAWWGAEESGLVGSTYYVNQLPEEEKQQIKAYLNVDMIGSPNYANFIYDGDGSDFGLQGPPGSGAIERLLRTYFQLRNAPSEGTEIDFRSDYAQFFDDGIAFGGLFTGAEDIKSVEQAQRYGGTAGEAYDPCYHSACDKLGNISTEALELHGDALAFATSWLSLSTKMIDDEKAAAAKQSIGTLRIQRAQEKSRWGHWIR; encoded by the coding sequence ATGCAGAAAAAAAACAATGCACGTCGGGTAGTTGCTTCTTTCGCTTTTCTCGCCTCCACCGCAGCCCTGGCTGCACCTACCGCCGAGCCTGCCGCGTTCAATGAGTACTGGTCGCCTGGCAAGCCCGACGCTCGTATCTGCAAGTCTCCGCTACTGGTCGGCACCCCGTTGGGGCTTCCGCGCTGTATGCAGGCGAGCAACATCATGACGCACCTGCAGAACCTGCAGGACATCGCCTCCCTGAACCAGGGCAATCGCGCGTCCGGTCTGTCGGGTTATCAGGCCTCGGTGGACTACGTGCGTAGCACGCTCGAGCGCGCCGGCTACCGGGTTCGGGTGCAGGCTTTCCCGTTCCTGGCGTTCTATCCCGCAGGGCCGGGCACGCTGGCGGCGGTGACACCGCAGCCGATGCAGTACACCTGGGAAGAGGACTTCACCTACGCCGACCAGACCGATCCGGGCAATGTCACCGCGCCCGTGGTGCCGGTCGACCTGGCGTTGGGATTGGGCAATACCTCGACCAGCGGCTGTGAGGCCTCGGACTTTGCCGGCTTCCCGGCCGGTGCCATTGCCTTGATGCAGCGCGGCTCCTGCCCGTTCGGGGACAAGGCGACCAACGCGGCGGCGGCCGGCGCGGCCGGGGCGATCATCTTCAACCAGGGCGACACCGAGGACCGCAAGGGCCTGCTGGTCGCCACCCTGGGCGAGGATTATCAGGGCGGCATCCCGGTGATGTTCGCGACGTACGATAACGGCGTCGCCTGGTCGCAGACCGATGGGCTGCAGCTGAGCATGAACGTCGACGTGGTCCGCAAGCAGTCGGAAACCTACAACGTGCTGGCCGAGACCCGTCGTGGCAATCCGAACAACGTGGTGATGGTCGGTGCGCACCTGGACTCGGTGTTCGAAGGGCCGGGGATCAACGACAACGGCTCCGGTAGCGCAGCGCTGCTGGAAATGGCCACGCTGATGAGCAAGGCCCACCCGTTGAACAAGGTGCGCTTCGCCTGGTGGGGGGCCGAGGAGTCGGGCCTGGTGGGTTCGACCTACTACGTCAATCAGTTGCCGGAGGAGGAAAAGCAGCAGATCAAGGCGTACCTGAACGTCGACATGATCGGCTCGCCGAACTACGCGAACTTCATCTATGACGGCGACGGCTCCGATTTCGGCCTGCAAGGCCCGCCCGGCTCCGGTGCCATCGAACGTCTGCTGCGAACCTACTTCCAGCTGCGCAACGCGCCGTCCGAGGGTACCGAGATCGACTTCCGCTCCGACTATGCGCAGTTCTTCGACGACGGCATCGCCTTTGGCGGGCTGTTCACCGGCGCCGAGGACATCAAGAGCGTGGAGCAGGCGCAGCGCTACGGCGGTACGGCCGGGGAGGCTTATGACCCGTGCTACCACAGTGCATGCGACAAGCTTGGCAACATCTCCACCGAGGCGTTGGAGCTGCACGGCGATGCCTTGGCCTTCGCCACCAGCTGGCTATCGCTGTCGACCAAGATGATCGACGACGAGAAAGCGGCAGCGGCGAAGCAGAGCATTGGCACACTGCGCATCCAACGGGCACAGGAGAAGTCCCGCTGGGGTCATTGGATCCGTTGA
- a CDS encoding methyl-accepting chemotaxis protein: MLSKLRLRGKLLLLGVAPTLLLAVVLSGVAVYELRDLAIRQEAQTRESLTRDRRAELKHYVDVARTAIGPLYDRSADGDMAARAEAVRLLQGLSYGTEGYFWGYDDQAVRVLQGNTQDKIGQSFYSYQDPNGVYAIRDLVKAGQNGTHYVQYSFEMPGSKTLVPKIGYAEYLPKWKLAFGTSLNLDGVERDVQAARDVFQQRIDRLTGIMLGSAAALLVLVVGLALFMSNAILQPLLRVKHNLDDMAAGDGDLTQRLAVNSRDELGELAGSFNRFVEKIHSLVQQVAGTTTQLTGLVGAVAGQAQRSEQAMADQRHETDQVATAINEMSAAAHEVAMSAQRAAEAAQQTDQQGLAAKQVVDRSIEQIHELVGELRESGTSLAGLQQDVHGIVGVLDVIRAIAEQTNLLALNAAIEAARAGEAGRGFAVVADEVRALASRTQQSTGEIQSMIDRLQTATSHTVTTMLRAGEKGEATRQQANQAGESLDAIAALIGTINSMNAQIASAAEEQTAVAEEINRSVHHIADAVDGVASDAAEGAQTARELNGLGEHLQRLVGQFRV; this comes from the coding sequence ATGCTGTCCAAGCTGCGTTTACGAGGGAAGTTGTTGTTACTGGGAGTAGCGCCGACATTGCTCCTCGCCGTCGTGCTAAGCGGCGTTGCCGTTTATGAACTGCGAGACCTGGCGATCCGGCAGGAAGCTCAGACGCGCGAAAGCCTGACCCGCGATCGTCGTGCCGAACTCAAGCACTATGTCGATGTGGCGCGCACCGCGATCGGTCCGCTTTATGACCGCTCCGCCGATGGCGATATGGCCGCGCGCGCTGAAGCGGTGCGGTTGCTCCAGGGGCTTTCATACGGCACCGAAGGCTACTTCTGGGGATACGACGATCAGGCCGTGCGGGTGCTGCAAGGCAACACGCAAGACAAGATCGGCCAGAGCTTCTACAGCTATCAGGATCCCAACGGAGTCTATGCGATTCGTGATCTGGTCAAGGCCGGTCAGAACGGGACGCACTACGTCCAATACAGCTTCGAAATGCCGGGCAGCAAGACGCTCGTGCCGAAGATCGGCTACGCCGAGTACCTGCCGAAATGGAAGCTGGCCTTCGGCACCTCGTTGAACCTCGACGGCGTGGAGCGTGATGTCCAGGCGGCGCGCGACGTGTTCCAGCAGCGCATCGATCGGCTGACCGGCATCATGCTCGGTTCCGCCGCCGCATTGTTGGTCCTGGTTGTCGGCCTGGCGTTGTTCATGAGCAATGCGATTCTACAGCCGTTGCTGCGGGTCAAGCACAACCTCGATGACATGGCGGCAGGTGACGGTGATCTGACCCAGCGACTGGCTGTCAACAGCCGTGACGAGCTGGGAGAACTGGCCGGATCCTTCAACCGCTTCGTCGAGAAGATCCATTCACTGGTACAGCAGGTCGCCGGCACCACCACGCAGCTCACCGGCCTGGTCGGCGCGGTGGCCGGTCAGGCACAGCGCTCCGAGCAGGCGATGGCCGATCAGCGACATGAAACCGATCAGGTCGCCACGGCGATCAACGAGATGTCCGCCGCTGCCCATGAGGTCGCCATGAGCGCCCAACGTGCGGCCGAAGCGGCGCAACAGACCGACCAGCAGGGCTTGGCGGCCAAGCAGGTCGTGGATCGAAGCATCGAACAGATTCATGAGCTGGTTGGTGAGTTGCGTGAAAGCGGGACATCGCTCGCAGGGCTGCAGCAGGATGTGCACGGCATCGTCGGCGTCCTCGATGTGATTCGCGCGATTGCCGAGCAAACCAACCTGCTGGCGCTTAACGCTGCTATCGAAGCGGCGCGTGCCGGCGAGGCGGGCCGGGGGTTCGCCGTGGTCGCCGACGAAGTCCGCGCGCTGGCCAGCCGCACGCAGCAGAGCACCGGTGAGATCCAGAGCATGATCGATCGCCTGCAAACGGCCACCTCACACACCGTGACAACCATGCTGCGCGCTGGGGAGAAAGGCGAAGCGACCCGTCAGCAGGCCAATCAGGCGGGCGAGTCCCTGGACGCCATCGCGGCGTTGATCGGCACGATCAACTCGATGAACGCGCAGATCGCCAGCGCCGCCGAAGAGCAGACCGCCGTGGCCGAGGAGATAAACCGCAGCGTGCACCACATCGCCGATGCGGTAGACGGCGTGGCCAGTGATGCCGCCGAAGGCGCCCAGACCGCGCGCGAACTCAACGGATTAGGTGAGCATCTGCAACGGCTGGTCGGGCAGTTCCGCGTATGA
- the fadD1 gene encoding long-chain-fatty-acid--CoA ligase FadD1 has translation MTDNFWKDKYPVGVESEINPDEYRNIQAVLKTSCERFADKPAFSNLGRTLTYGELYTLSGEFAAYLQQHTDLQPGDRIAVQLPNLLQYPVVVFGAMRAGLIVVNTNPLYTAREMEHQFNDSGAKALVCLANMAHLAEEVVPKTGIRHVVITEVGDMLPTVKRLLVNAVIKHVKKMVPSFNLPKAVKLNDALAQGRNQRPNEANPAGDDIAVLQYTGGTTGVAKGAMLTHRNLVANMLQCRGLMGTELGSGCETMVAPLPLYHIYAFTFHCMTMMLIGAHNVLITNPRDLPAFVKDLGKYRFTGFVGLNTLFVALCNNEDFRKLDFSALKATFSGGMALQLAAAERWQQVTGCSICEGFGMTETSPVVSVNPFSGIQIGTIGIPMPSTQCRVIDDEGNELPIGATGELCVKGPQVMKGYWQRPEATAEVLDEQGWLKTGDIGIIQDDGYMRIVDRKKDMILVSGFNVYPNELEDVLATLPGVLQCAAIGVPDEKSGEAIKLFVVVKPGESLTKEQVMQHMHDNVTGYKRPKTVEFRDSLPTTNVGKILRRELRDEELRKLGKK, from the coding sequence ATGACCGATAACTTCTGGAAGGATAAATATCCTGTCGGGGTCGAGAGTGAGATCAATCCCGACGAGTACCGGAACATCCAGGCTGTCCTCAAGACATCCTGCGAGCGCTTCGCGGACAAACCAGCCTTCAGCAACCTCGGTAGAACCCTGACCTACGGAGAGCTCTACACGCTCTCCGGCGAGTTTGCCGCTTATCTCCAGCAGCACACCGACCTGCAGCCAGGCGATCGTATCGCCGTGCAGTTGCCGAACCTGCTGCAATACCCGGTCGTCGTGTTCGGTGCCATGCGCGCCGGCCTCATCGTGGTCAATACCAACCCGCTGTACACCGCGCGGGAGATGGAGCATCAATTCAACGATTCGGGCGCCAAGGCGCTGGTCTGCCTGGCCAACATGGCGCACCTTGCCGAAGAAGTGGTGCCGAAAACCGGCATCCGGCATGTGGTAATCACCGAAGTCGGCGACATGCTACCGACCGTCAAGCGCTTGCTGGTCAACGCGGTGATCAAGCACGTCAAGAAGATGGTGCCCAGCTTCAACCTGCCCAAAGCCGTCAAACTCAACGATGCCTTGGCCCAGGGCCGCAACCAGCGGCCCAACGAGGCCAACCCCGCGGGCGACGATATCGCGGTGCTGCAGTACACCGGCGGCACCACCGGCGTGGCCAAAGGCGCCATGCTGACCCACCGCAACCTCGTCGCCAACATGCTTCAGTGTCGTGGACTGATGGGCACCGAGCTTGGCAGTGGCTGCGAGACCATGGTTGCGCCCCTGCCGCTCTATCACATCTACGCGTTTACCTTTCATTGCATGACGATGATGCTGATCGGTGCGCATAACGTGCTGATCACCAACCCGCGCGACCTGCCGGCCTTCGTCAAGGATCTCGGCAAGTACCGTTTCACCGGTTTCGTCGGGCTCAATACGCTGTTCGTGGCGCTGTGCAACAACGAAGATTTCCGCAAACTGGACTTTTCCGCGCTGAAAGCGACCTTCTCGGGTGGCATGGCGCTGCAGCTGGCCGCGGCAGAGCGCTGGCAGCAGGTCACCGGTTGCTCGATCTGCGAAGGGTTCGGCATGACCGAAACCAGTCCGGTTGTTTCGGTCAATCCCTTCAGCGGCATCCAGATAGGCACCATCGGCATTCCCATGCCGTCGACGCAATGCAGGGTCATCGACGACGAGGGCAACGAGCTGCCGATCGGCGCGACCGGCGAGCTTTGCGTGAAGGGCCCACAGGTGATGAAAGGCTATTGGCAACGCCCGGAAGCCACCGCCGAAGTGCTCGACGAGCAGGGCTGGTTGAAGACCGGTGACATCGGCATCATCCAGGACGACGGCTACATGCGCATCGTCGATCGCAAGAAGGACATGATCCTGGTGTCCGGTTTCAACGTGTATCCCAACGAGTTGGAAGACGTCCTCGCCACGCTGCCGGGTGTACTGCAATGCGCAGCGATCGGCGTTCCGGACGAAAAGTCGGGTGAGGCGATCAAGCTGTTCGTGGTGGTCAAACCGGGCGAAAGCCTGACCAAGGAACAGGTCATGCAGCACATGCACGACAATGTCACCGGCTACAAGCGGCCTAAGACGGTGGAGTTCCGTGACAGTCTGCCGACCACCAATGTCGGCAAGATACTGCGTCGCGAGCTGCGCGATGAAGAGCTGAGAAAGCTAGGCAAGAAGTGA